The bacterium DNA window ACTGAGGGGAGGGTGAAATCCTATCCTATCTATTCCGAAGTCCCCCTCCATAGGGGGAGGAAGAGTAAGGAATGGGACTTATATAATGCCGGAATGACGGACGGTTTCCCCAAGACACAGCTTTTCTCAGTGTCCTCAGCCTGCCCTGAGCAAGCGAAGCGCGTCGATGGGTGACCTCTGTGGTAAAAGGCATCGCCGTCATAACAACTGGCCTTAACCCTGACTTGCCGGTTTCCTCTGCGTCCTTGGCGACCTCTGCGTTAAATTTGAAGGTTTCGGGTAAGTAGCTATTTCATCCTTGATTGCAGCCTGCGGAAAGTCAGGTTCACCGAAAGGGCCACCGCAAGGAGGACGATTCCGAGGGCCATACCAAAGGCAAACTCGCCCTTGCTGGTCTCAAGGGCGATGGCTGTCGTTATGGTCCGGGTGTAGCCCCGGATGTTCCCTCCCAGCATTATGGCCGAACCCACCTCTGCTACCACCCGTCCAAATCCGTTAAACAGGGCAGCCATGAGACCGAACCGGGCTTCAGCCAGAATAGTGATGGATGCCTGGCGCGGTGACGCTCCGAGACTCACAGCGGTGAGGCGCGCCCTGGAGTCCACGGAGTGAACTGCTGCTATGGTGAGTCCTACAATGAGAGGGAAGGCCAGGATCACGTCACCGAGGATAATGCCTGAAGGCGTAAAAAGGAGGTCCAGAAAACCAAGGGGGCCCTTCCGGGAGAGGAGGGAATAGCAGAAAAGCCCTACCACAACGGTGGGAAGGGCCATGAGCGTATTGAATAATGTTAAAAGGACGCCTTTGCCCTTAAACTCCCGGGTTGCAATGATGTATGCGAGGGGGACCCCGAGGATCGCCGCGATAATGGTCGCGCTCACCGCAACCCGCAAAGACAGCAGGGTGATGGTCACGACTTCACTGTCCAGTGTAAAGATCAGCTGGAAAGCTCCGGTTATGGCGTCGAGAAAATAGTCCATAGCATCAGAATGTAGAATGTAGAATGCAGAACGTAGAATATGATTTATCAGCGCCCTTCGTCCTGCGCCCTTCGCACTGCCGGGTGGAGATCGGCATTATTTACCTCCACCCGGCTTCCCCGCCATTGGAACGAAAAGCTTATTCCCAAACTTGTCTGTAAACCCCCCGATGAGCCTTTGTCCCTCCTCCGAAACCATGAAATCGATGAGCTTCATGGCCCCCTCGTAATTGACGTGGGGCTGTTTTTCCGGGTTCACCGCCATGATCCCGTAGGGGTTGTACAGAAGGTCGGAAGACTTTACGAAAAGCATCTTCAGGTCCATCTTGTCGGAATATTTCAGGTAGCTCCCGGAATCAGAGAGCGAGTAGCCCAGCTTTTCGTCGGCGATGGTCAGCGTCTCCCCCATGCCTTTGCCTGACTCGAGATACCAGCTTTTTCCCGTGGGAACATCCCCGAGCACCGCTTTCCAGATGCTCTGTTCCTTGATATGGGTGCCCGAGTTGTCTCCCCTGGAAACGAAGGGGGACCCGCTCTCGGCAATTTTCCTGAACGCCTCCTCGGCGCTAATGGCGGCGCCTACGCCGGCCGGGTCCTTTTCAGGGCCCACGATCACAAAGTAGTTGGCCATCACGGCACGGTGGTTCACTCCATATCCCGCTTCCACGAAGGCCTTTTCCGCGGAAGGCGCGTGCACCAGGGTCACATCCACATCCCCGTTCTCGGCCAGCTTGAGCGCCTTGCCGGTTCCCACAGCGATGACATCCACCTTAAGGCCGGTCTCCTTCTCGAAAACGGGAAGAAGATAAGCCAGTAATCCCGTGTTGTCGGTGCTTGTTGTAGAGGACAGCTTCAGCCGGTCCGCCGCCTGGACGGACATAG harbors:
- a CDS encoding substrate-binding domain-containing protein, with the protein product MNQSTFRTVVLILTLLLPMSVQAADRLKLSSTTSTDNTGLLAYLLPVFEKETGLKVDVIAVGTGKALKLAENGDVDVTLVHAPSAEKAFVEAGYGVNHRAVMANYFVIVGPEKDPAGVGAAISAEEAFRKIAESGSPFVSRGDNSGTHIKEQSIWKAVLGDVPTGKSWYLESGKGMGETLTIADEKLGYSLSDSGSYLKYSDKMDLKMLFVKSSDLLYNPYGIMAVNPEKQPHVNYEGAMKLIDFMVSEEGQRLIGGFTDKFGNKLFVPMAGKPGGGK
- a CDS encoding ABC transporter permease — its product is MDYFLDAITGAFQLIFTLDSEVVTITLLSLRVAVSATIIAAILGVPLAYIIATREFKGKGVLLTLFNTLMALPTVVVGLFCYSLLSRKGPLGFLDLLFTPSGIILGDVILAFPLIVGLTIAAVHSVDSRARLTAVSLGASPRQASITILAEARFGLMAALFNGFGRVVAEVGSAIMLGGNIRGYTRTITTAIALETSKGEFAFGMALGIVLLAVALSVNLTFRRLQSRMK